A single window of Nicotiana sylvestris chromosome 5, ASM39365v2, whole genome shotgun sequence DNA harbors:
- the LOC138869347 gene encoding uncharacterized protein has product MSGRQTVEASPDVVTGILTIQSHDVYALIDPSSTLSYVTPFVAMGFEIKPDQLHEPFLVSTPVGESITAARVYRGCVVTIQGRDTAADLIELGMVDFDAIMGMDWLYSCFAKLDCLTKTIRLEFPNEPVIEWKGDNVVPRGWFISYLKAAKMIKKGCIYHLVQVTDTNAEALSLESIPVVNEFLDVFLDELPGFHWKGRLILGSM; this is encoded by the coding sequence atgagtggtcgccagactgtagaggcttctccagatgttgttacaggtattctgactatccaatctcatgatgtgtatgcacttattgaccctagttccaccttgtcctatgttaccccttttgttgctatgggATTCGAGATAAAGCCGGATCAGCTTCATGAGCCCTTTTTGGTGTCTACCCCAGTTGGTGAGTCTATTACAGCTGCTCGGGTTTATAGGGGATGTGTTGTTACAATACAGGGTAGGGATACCGCGGCCGATCTTATTGAGTTAgggatggtcgactttgatgcaataatgggaatggattggctttattcatgctttgccaaacttgattgtcTGACTAAAACcattaggcttgaatttcctaatgagcccgttattgaatggaagggagataatgtagtgcctagaggttggtttatttcctaccttaaggccgcgaagatgatcaagaaggggtgtatctatcatctAGTTCAGGTCACAGACACCAATGCTGAGGCGCTTAGCCTTGAGTCTATACCTGTTGTGAATGAATTTTTGGACGTTTTTCTAGATGAACTCCCGGGATTCCACTGGAAAGGGAGATTaattttgggatcgatgtga